A segment of the Daphnia pulex isolate KAP4 chromosome 10, ASM2113471v1 genome:
ATAAATATTCCCCTCGTACATGTAAATGTGTGTAGGCCCCTCATAGCTAGAAGAGCAGTGGGGCTGGTTAGACTGTTGTAATACTCCGTGACCCCGAAAGAAAAGTCCAGCTGCTCACGACGTATTGGAATTGCAGACGAGATAAGAATAAAAGAGCTAGCTAGTGTAACGAACCGGTCGGAGAAAATAACGACACCAACAAGATGGATTGGTCAGAAACTCACGAAAAACGCCCTTGACCCTTTTTCATATTCTcccccgttttatttttatttttattatttttattcgatttgatttcaataattttttattttacgtcaattattttctcttttctttttctttttaaatttattcccGCTGCGCGTGCGTTTctgtgatgttgttgttctggTTTCTATTATACGCGTCTGGTGCctgttgtgtgtatgtgtgtgtgtgtgtgcgcagagtcgctctctctcattcgctccgtgtgtgtgtgtgtgtaccgaTAAATGGAAGCTCACGACAGCTGAACAACAACGCCCCGACCCGGGCGTGTACGATCAACTCAATCAAACCCCCGTCTGActgccctttttttgttgttgttgttgctgttgccgttGTTGTGGTTCGGGGAGGTCGGCTCAGCGTTTGTGTTGATTGCCCTTTTATAGGATCTGGCAGGGTGGGGAGAGTTAACGGTGAGAgtacgagagagaaaaccatCAATTTAGAATTAAGTGTTACGTAGTTTccttttaaaacatttaaactaaaaaacaccAAATCCTCCAAAagctaaaaaaccaaaacaaaaccaaaaaaaccccaacgtaaaaattcgtgaaataaacaatcaaacaCGCACGAAATTAGACAGCAATTTGTCGACGCGGAACAATCTTTATCCGGATTGGTGGTGGCCGTGCCAGCACGGACCGACCGATCAGTGCCACTACTGCCGGCCGTCTTACGCCACCTTATGGAGCCACCATGCTCACCGGCAGCAGCAAAAGCACAGACACCACCAACACCAGTGTCACCAACACACGGCCGATTCCGATGTGATGGAGCAAGGGAAATCCGGTAACATGCACCAACAGGATCCACGTACTACTACACTTGAGTTTGTCCgtccatcttcttctctttttcataatttttttttttttgttcgttcgctcgttcgttcgttcgtccgATTCATCTCGTCACTGTTTcaatttccttctcttttAGATTTTAGATTTCGTTTTCACGATTTGGCGatgcgattttatttttctgaattgaaatttgaattgagttatttcttttccgtgggtttatttcatttggtttCATTTCCGTTCGGTCTGATTGGAGAATGTTGGCCGCAGATAGGACGCACTGATAGGCCGCCCCGACATTTTATTTGagtcatttaatttaattagcgtcgggggaaaacaaaagaaaaaaaaaaacatttcagcaCGAATCGATTTCAGttggttttttccttctacCTTAGTTTTATCTAGTCTCTTGTGAATTCATACgcaaatatttgaatgaattaaaaaaattgtacaacATTTATCGGTTGGCAATTCAGCTCAAGATGATCAAACATTGAAATGTCTGTGTGCAGCCAACAGTCCGCAAATTGGGACGCCGCAAATGAGCGGATCGCCCCGGAGGCGGATGGATCAACTCGAACAAAGCCAACagcagttgcagcagcagcagcagcagccggacgGAGGAGACGAGTCGTTTGTCGTCCACCGAGGCAAAACGGTCCCGACGCTTTACAATGTGGTGACGGGCGGAGAGGGAGCCACGCCCAGGGGCTCGCGGGTGGCCGCCATCAAGGAGCGGTTCAACATGGACACGAAAGCGGAAGAAAGAGGCGAAGATCGCTCCTCGTCATCATCCGGTCCGGCCGGCGTCCCCTCCAACTGGGAGGATCGCAAATCGGGCACCAGCTACGCCGGACGCCGCTCCCGACGCAATTCCATCACGGACGACTCGCATTTGACGATCGAGAACTTTGGCGGAAGTCAGGACAACTTGTCCATGTTCGGCCGCAATCCGGACAAGGAGCCGGCGACTGTGCAGCAGTCGGGTCGGCGGCCTTCGATCGACGCCTTCACCCCCGATTCGATCCCGCCAACCGCCGGAACGCCGTCCACGCCCGCCGGAGTCAATTATTGGAGGCGGAACAATGATCGCACCCGCTCGCAGgtataaaatttgtttttccgttttgttttattttgttctcctttttgtgtttctgtCCTGATATCTCGgtcaggaaaaacaaaacaaagtagaaaagtagaaaagtCTTTACCGCATCCGCCATCTGGATCAGTGGTTTTCCCGCCATTCTTGGGCTGTTGTGTAATTGTCGACGACACAGAGACACAAAACGGCGGCCGTTCGTTTTCTCTTGACGGGAAACGACAACGGCGGAaaatggccgtcgtcgtcgtcgtgtgtaAATCAAGACGAATGGGGTTGTTGTTCACATTGGGTTGTTGGCTCCTCGCAGGAAAACCTGTCGGACTACTTAATGGACAACCGTGACGTCGAGGAACAGCTGGACAGGCGCTCGCGGGCCAGCAGCCCTACttacagcagcatcagcagcacgGCCAAGAGCGGCAGCCACAATGGCAACAAGCAGTTTGTCATCATTGCGTCCAATCCGTCGGAGCCGGCCGATCTTTACGAGGACCCCAGAGTCAATTTGGCCAGGGCCACCAATTTCGCCGAACTTTCCAAACTGCGGGAGAGTCTCGGCTCCAACTCGGCCATCAACATCGTCTACATGCAGCAGGACAAGGATCCCATCCAAAGTGGTGAGCTCCTAACTGATTATCCACTGTCCAGTCACGCCATTCTAATCCATTTTGGTCCAATAATTTAGCTAAAGGCAGCGCGGTGGGATCGCCAGTGTCTCAGCACGGCCGTCGGATCAGCGAGAACCAGCGGAAGCTGGGCGGAGGGATCACGATCGCCGAGGCCATGTCGTCGACGTCGTGGGAGCCACAGACGCCGGTCGTCGACAAAATGGACGGTCGGCTGGAAGCGCTGATGCCCGACGACATGAACTCGACCACCGACCTCTACAGCATCCGCCTCAAGATGGAGGAGAAGCGCAAGCGGATCGAATCCGACAAGCGCCAGCAGGAGCTTTTGGCCAACCGCCAACGCGAAAAGGTCGGCAAGGCCGCCTTCCTCCAGGTAACCGATTCCGTTTAGCCTTCCATTGCTCTGTCCGCTCTCTCTCCCACCTTTTGCCTATTACTACTATTACTCACCAGCAGCTGGACATTCATAACTGGCCCATCACGTTTGTTACTTTAGATGAAATAGTTGAATGTGTTGCACAACACAAAGAGTCAATCAAGCCAAAGTATTTGCGGTAGTTGTTATTTTTCCCGGTAGCTTTTTcggttctttttgttgttgtttttttcaatgatcATTTaccaaacaaacatttttcaccGCTGCTCTGCACCTTGCtgcccctctctctctaacaCTGTGCTGGCATGTTGATCAGGCGGTGGCCAAAGGCAAAGGAAATGCAGACGGACGGGACGGCGGTCACGCCAGTCCTGTCGACTATTACTCCGCCATGGAGTCGCCCTCGCGTTCTCACCACCCCGCCATGCCGCCcccgcaacagcagcagcagcaacaccagcCCCATCAGCTCCCCACGCCGGATTACGAGATGCCGGATTACGATTTCCTTCAGcgtcaccagcagcaacaacaccatcaacaacaacagcaacaacaacagcatcacgGCATGCCTTACGATCCTTACCGCATGGGTCAtccgatccagcagcagcagtcgccgATGAACGGTGGAGGAGCTGGCGGGATGGATCCCAACCAGCCCGGCCAGTTTTATTTGCACGAACCGTCGCCAACGTCTCGTAGGACTTGGGGCCAACCACAGCCCATCAGTCCGGCACCTCCTCCGCCTTCTATGGTTTACCGGCCGGACGACATGCTCGGTTACGGTATaccaccacagcagcagcaacaacaacaacaacagcagcaacccaGACGGGCTCAATGGGGTACACCCCAACCGGTAGGTTCTGCCTCATTTCATTCAAGCTTTGccagcttttttgttttgtttttttcactaACGTTAATGCACGGCCTGTGCGtcaatttgtgtgtgtggccttaactcaaataaaacaaaacacgcaCGGCATGACCATGGTCccttttcccccttctttgTCCCTGTTGTCCGGATAGCCATAACAGCGAAAACCTTGATCCATGTCTGccattgttttatttgatcaaCAGGTCCGGGCCATGATGGGTCACCATGGTTACATGATGAATCCCAATACGGGCAATTACATGGATGCCCACGGGCCACCGCAGGGGGGTTACATGATGCAGACTCCGCCCCGTCACCCGATGGACAACCCGTACGATGCCCAGCAGCATTATTACGCCAATGGATCGCAGTTTAACCAGCCCGATCCGCAGGATCCTTATTATTACAGTCCGGCGCGGACGCAGCAGCCTCATcccatgcaacagcagcagccccagcAACAGCAACCGCCTCCTCAACCGCAttatcaacaacagcaacaaggtTACGGTGGTCCTCCGGCTGCTGGATCGCCTCACGGTTATCCGGCTCCGTCTCCTCAGCATAATTATCCGTCGGCGGCCGACCAGAGAGCGCCATTCCGGCTCCACGCCCCCAACGACCTGGCGGCCGAGCCCGTAGTTCTTCGTTCTCCAGCCAATCCCAAGCAGCAAGCGGAAATTCCGGAATTGCATCGAGGATCCGTccacaaccagcagcagccgccgaaAGTGCAGCAGCCGGAGCAGCGGCCGCAGTCGGCCACCATCACTAGACCCGTTCCGGCCACTAGAACCATCACCCCGATCCGCAGCAGTGTGCCCAGCAACGGCGGCGGCCAGTCTTCGTCGTCGACTTCCGCCGCCGGCTCGCCCATCGGCAGCGGAGGCGTTTTCCACGCGGCCATGCCCACGCCATCTATCGACGACATGGAGCCGCAAAATGTTTCCTTCATCGAGACGCCGTCGGCGACCGGCGCCGACGGTGTGGATGAAGCGGATCTTCAACTGCCCCGCCGCCTGCGCAATTTGAATATCACCTCCGGCAACCGGACGTACAGGATTCCGCACGAGGCCACCCAGTCTTCCCCGCCTCGTCCGGCTCTGTTGAAAACGTTCCGGGCCAGCCCgagtcccagcagcagcagtcccgTTTCGCCTTCGCCCAGCTCTGTCTATCTGGCCCCCCAGCCCAACTCTTCCGGCTCGGAATCGCCCGACGAAGCCGTCTTGGACGAAGGAGTCAAAACGGCTAAGCTCAAGGAGAACGTTGAGGCCGATCGGGGCTTCATCATCACCTTCGACGACGTGGCCACCGGCCCCAAGAGACCCAAACCTCAGCTGGGCGCCAAACGCCAACCGTCTCCCAAGAAACTGTCGACCTATTCCGCCCCGTCCGAGACGACGCCAGTGTCCAGCTCGCCGGCCTATAATCACAACAACAAGTCGGGAAGCAGCAGGGTAAGATTGTTGTTCCGCCGGATGCGACCTTGGCGGCTAggcattaaaaagaaattccgcTCGATCAGTTTCTCACGCCCGATGTgaattcgatttttatttttttgttttgttttttattgttttcaacAGGAAGGAAGTCCGAGACGATCGCTGTCGTCAATGGCCCGTGAAAACCGCGACGACTACTCGCCCTTCACGCCCGATTCGCGCGATTCCGGATTCGGTCAGAACAGCCAGGAGGAGCTGAAGCTGTTCAACATGGCGACGGCCATTCCGGGAACATTGCCCGGCAGTGACCGTACCCTACGCGACTACGACTCTCAAGACGATGAGAATCCCACCGGCCTGGTTATCGGCGACGAACTCGTCAATCCCGATCCCGTAaggattttaaaatcaaatcaataatcgtctgaaaaattatgattttgtGGCTTGTGCAGGACGCCATGGACGAGATGGAgcgcaaaaaggaaaagatccTAATGCAGTCGTTGAGGCGCAAGCAGCAACAAGAGGAGGCCCGCCAGCGCAAGGAGCAGGATGCGCTCCAGCGCAAGGAAGAGGAACGTTccaaggaggaggaaaagcAGCGCAAAAAGGAGGACGAAAAAGCCCGTCGGGCCATCATTTTCGAACAATACAAGATCAAAAAGGCCATGGAAGAAGCTGAAAAAGAGGTAAACACATTCcccgggaaatttgaattttagaacgtgattttttaatttccactTCTTGAATGGTACAGGGTCGTCCGTACGAGATGCCGGATCAGATGGGATCGAAATCCGGGCCGAAAATGCGgtccaaaaacaacaacagcacgcCATCCCGGCCCCGTCCCAAGACCATCCACGTGGAATCCGGACCGCCGGAATCTTACACTCCTCATTCTCGCGCCGTGTCCACCATGTCTGCCATGTCCAGTAAAGGCAAGCGTGGCTCCGGCAACAATCTAACAGGTTTGtccattttgattgattggtttaccaatttgaaattcactTCAACTTAACCCGTGTAATAAATTTTGTAGAAAACCGGAACGATTCTCGAGGAGATGGAGTCCGTGGATCTAATCCGACTCTCAGCCGACGTGGTTCCAATTCGAGTCTGCACGGTGGTGAGTcattggtttttgtttttctttcttgttcttgCTTCGATCCTGTTTTGTGTTCCACTTTTGATGTTCGTGTTTGATGTTTAACGTCAAGCACGGGAAACTTTGATGTCTTCTACTTTAATTCAATTACCCCCTTTTATTATAATGTTCATTTTCGTTTCGTATAtatttttggttgttgctgtttttttaaacgcCCCGCCCTTCGCTGTTGTATTCGCTTTACCTAGACTCTCAAACCCCTAATCGGTATCGGACGATGGAACGAGGACATTCGGGCCGCAAGGATCTATCGGTCCCGAGATACGGACGTAAGTTGTTCATTCCTTCAAAATTCCTAATATAGCTGCTACACACGTCAATTTCTCCCTTATCGGCCTGATTTCCATCTGCTCTCTGCTCGTGTGTGAATgacttgattttaaaatgaaatcacaTTTCGGTGAATGTGAGTCAGACAGTAGTCAGCCGACCGAATATTCCAATTACGTTTGCGACTTTATCATTTTTGCTAGAAATTCAATTGTGACTTACGActtgaattgtgtgtgtgtagcgcGTCTGTCGTTtgcttgtgttgttgttgtttcgattggctttgaatttgttttgatacGAATGTGTTTGGGCATGTGTGTGGACGCGCTGTAGAATCCGGAGGCAGCACCCGCAATTCTCGTGAGGACTTGTACGGCTCCCGCAATTATCGCGGCTCTAATTCGTCCCTCAATGACGGTAggtttccacctttttttttttattttttagtttttcgcaGCAACTTGTTCGTATTCTCTCGCTTTGCccgtttgaatttttgttgaatCACCCACAAacttttccaccttttttatgttcgaatttgaatttttggtttgatGTCTTGTCTTTGggttgtttatttatttatttttattttttatttgtttctttcaatgtGACAGCTGACTCGTACGAGGCGTATCATACACCGTTGGTGCATTCCGGGCGGAAGGGTAGTGGTTTCATGACAGGTATGACGACATTTTTCGACCATCACTCTCGACTCACTTTTTTGAATTACGGACGTGGAAAATCGATCAACTACTTAAATGAGACcaggaaaaaaactaaattttagaaaataattagaaCGAGAAGATTGCATTGCTGCTTCAgtcgctttttttaaaaactatttccGATTTCTAGATCTTTATaacttattcttcttcctcctttttctctgattggctttcttgtcatttttgtttttggctttCGTCTATTTTTCTATCATGAAAACGCTTCTCTTTTCGGTGGCTGGCTGGTGATTGTAGGCGGGCGACAGGCGGACGCGACGGTAATGGCGGCCACTGCGGCGGCGGCTTCGGCAAGGCCGGCCGTCCGCTCCAGCAACAACTTGATTTTACGTCGTAGCGGATCTCTTATGGATTTCAGCGGTgaggcttttttctttccaactaACAAAACGACAAATTCTTTCActgtcctctctctctctgcaatGTCCGTCTGTGTGTACATTTTGGCACTTGACGCTTCTCAATGGTTTTGGCTTTTCGATGGGCAAAGGGATTCGATTTGTTGACTTGTCCTGGTGGAGTGGAACGTTTCACGGAAGGAATTTCTAGAATCAATCAACTTTGTGGGTGTTGTATTTTGATGAAACGAATCTGTTTTTGTCTCTTCTCACCTTTTTCCCGCCTTGTGTGCCCTAATTCACCTGTCATTTCTTCACCTGGTCTGTTCCTTCCATCCTTCCTCGCCTTGTGTTGCTTCTAGATGGGGATGCAGGTGTGGGCGGAAGGGCCAATCCGCCGTCACGGAGAATCTCTCCGGCTGTCACGCCCACTTCCACCCCTTTCAGACGATTCCCGTCGCCATCTGGTACACGtttgctgatgttgttgtcgttgtccttcacacacacacacacacacaaacagacaaacgtcgttcattaaaaaaaacaaacaatcaatatggactcttatttttttattatttgttcgcTTTTTCGTTTGGGAAACACGGATTGATTTTCTAAGCACAACACGAACATttagttaatttttatttctttaccaTAAAAATATGATCAACTGTGAATTcgtttgtgtgtttctttcaACAGGTCCTGGATCCTTGCCACCCGGTTTAGTTAGTAAGCGTCGCGGTTTTGACGATGGCGCTAGTGATGTTAGCTCAAATCAAGATTATATCGGTAGGAATTTCTAATCAATGATTGAGGtgcaaatgttttttaaaaatcgacccatttgatttttgaattgccATTCAGGTCCTCGACTGTACAAGCAGCCAGCCGCTCGTTCCAACCGTTCCATCATTTTGAACGCGGTCGAGTACTGCGTCTTCCCCGGCGTCGTGAATCGGGAAGCCAAGCAGCGCGTACTGGAGGAGATCACCCGATCGGAGAGTAAaaactttttggttttgttccgGGACGGCGGACTGACCTTCCGCGCCCTCTACTCATTCAAtcccgaaaaagaagagatcaTCAAGATGTACGGCACCGGACCGAAATTGGTCAACGACACCATGTTCGAGAAATTCTTCAAGTAAGACTTGGCACcttcttttcatctttaattgatttaaatttttaacatttgtgtGCACACTTTGTTCCTTTCCTTCCAACAGATACAATTCCGGGGGCAAGTGTTTCTCACAAGTTCACACCAAACACTTGACTGTCACGATTGACGCGTTCACGATTCACGCCGGACTTTGGCAGGGAAAGAAGCAGAGCCTacccaacaaaaaagataTGACGTTGGTCATTTAAAAAGCGAACAAATTGGGGGAATTACATAAATTGGATTTCGAAAAGGAAACCGGTTAGAATTTCttccccctccaaaaaatttgGATGATCCGATATTATTCATCCGTGTTTCACTTCATGAGAGCTGTTCGGATTGGCCTTTAGTTTTGACACCGACttgaaatataaaacaaaaaattaagaaaaagggaagagggAATTGAAATAATCAGATGACCCAACATAATCAATCGgcgcatttttttgttgtttttttttttcatttccgtttgtttttacattgtgtgtttttttttcttccggctaACCCCTCTTTGACATTCCTATTGGCTAACGTGATAACCTTGCTGTATAGGGATCGCCAAAGTTGAATTACCGTCACGTTCGGGAATTAATTTGATGAGATTgaggaatttcttttcttttttggtatttttgcTCCATCCACTTTTAATTGgtccgcccccccccccttcatctTGACCACTTGAAGAGATTAACCCGCTTACCTGGcgacattcaaaaaataataataaaaaaaaagtcgatcgttttttctttccacatcaattgttagtttttttttgttcccctcCAATATTATTTCAGCGTCCTCCTCTACATAGTGTACTCcgtttttaagaaaaaaaagtaacccTCCATTCGCGCGCTCTCCTATAACCGCGACTGCTAACTGATGTGTCAATTGATCACTTATTTTGCCCTCACACAGCCCGCCCTCACATTTGATCCAGTGccgttttttcgtttctttcaagCAATTATTAAAAGGAGAGCCAAGGGCATTCCTCatccatttgtttgttttttctttctttgcgtACGTGTTGTGTAGCGGTGAAGCTgctcattgaaaaaaaagaagaggaattgAACAGCAGAaacaatacaaacaaaaaaatgcggCTGCAAAACAGAATGTTGGAAATTTAGTTTGACGATCGCGTTTGCTGTCACCTGTAAATAGCGTTGTGTAGTTGATAAGCGTTGGCCAGCAAACCAACCGTCAAACATTGTAACAGCTTGAgccatcaatttttttttttttatttctttatttgtacCCCTATTTTATTGTGTTGCctctactctttttttctcttcttcctcgatTATGTTCTTGTTTAATTCCTACCACTTCGTTTGTtccaacttttgtttcttttttttttgcccgttCCTTCCTCCCTTTTTGTAGTTCATCACGCgagttaatattttttttcctgtcttTCCTAACGAACTTACCCGCCTGCCCGTCACGGGCGTTATTCTCTATCCTCTACATTCATATGTGCAGCAGCTGCCAAGTTCAATACAATAACCAACATGAACCAgagtttgatttttcattttcattattcattaGGTTATTGTTGCAAATTATTGTCAgctgttatttgttttatcgAAATTTAACAAGGATAATAAAAATCAGCGTCTTTTCGACCTTATTCGATCAAAAGTTACCATAACTATTTAAAAACCTTAAGTACAGAAATCATCAATGGATTAGGGAAATGGGTCGAAttgtaacttttttgaaaaatgagctCTATTCCTACACTAATACAGATCAACTTTCTTACAAAAACCATCTTCGTCTGAGCTAGGTTTTTACGGCAATAATTCGCAATGAAGCTGGATGCACTCAATCCTTCAGCAGCAGTGATCTGCCGAATCGATCATAAATGTGAACGGATTCAAACCTGAATAGAatcaaagaatcaaaaatcaCAATCATTCAGTGATGTTTGATTCAGAATcaagaatcaaaaagaatttagaaTCAGACTCTAAATTTTTGATTCTACGTAATTCGTTTTACATGTGCTTGTGGTATTTATGCCATTGTCAAGCGAGTATAGCtatgttaaattttaaacGAACAGTTTCTCGTACAATCATTGTTTGCATTCCCAGTTTGCAACAAGTTCCTGAATATTTCGGATGTAATAGGCCTATACCGGCCTATACCTCCGAAGTATTGTAAGCTTTAATAGATTTGGAAAGTTACGTTGCTTCGCATGATCTCATCAATGATTGATTTACATCGCACTTATATATCCCTATTGCGTGTTGAGCTGGATCCATGCACCTAAAATTTCACCTGTTGCCTACAAATTGGGTACATTTTAAGAGATAGCAAATTaagtagccagtgtcgggtagCCATTGTCGAAGATAGCAGGTGTCGTTTTTGCtcatttacaaataaaaagttacTTTCACTTTGGTTACTCAACATGCAATGATACATTAGAAAGGATcgtaaaaatgtggaaaatgGAGAATAACTTTGTAGCAAATTATATCGTATCTTATTTTGTGGAATGCCTCAGAGAAAACTGCAATGTAAGCAAACATGAGAAATGGATGAA
Coding sequences within it:
- the LOC124206329 gene encoding patronin-like isoform X26 → MESRSSSSARMRTLTYMPVVEVQGYNAHNKLQAKQRASVQWLLSKSYSHQVPEDVKEPFYRDVEDQEYLKPSVVHALANAELYCLALAHIYADPNYSQLNHWGVIQALARKGVYVAEPSDVALTETTLIHTSPLRMSAHMAVMEGIMNLFVKEVVSAERVVAAIRRFADLDASQTPAPKEAEQALLLWITKACQSLKKRLTAEVDGHGEDVPNFPELRELGDLSDGMSLLGLLAFYAPDLVDWTRIATNEPFSMADCLYNLELVHKFCSESLPNNIFHLGLEDIVYMHSSVRQNVLAFLADLFYILEVRPAKCIRPPGLMRDRFPINEGKSNAIRRQGSLQERDRTKRQTVHEANSPQIGTPQMSGSPRRRMDQLEQSQQQLQQQQQQPDGGDESFVVHRGKTVPTLYNVVTGGEGATPRGSRVAAIKERFNMDTKAEERGEDRSSSSSGPAGVPSNWEDRKSGTSYAGRRSRRNSITDDSHLTIENFGGSQDNLSMFGRNPDKEPATVQQSGRRPSIDAFTPDSIPPTAGTPSTPAGVNYWRRNNDRTRSQENLSDYLMDNRDVEEQLDRRSRASSPTYSSISSTAKSGSHNGNKQFVIIASNPSEPADLYEDPRVNLARATNFAELSKLRESLGSNSAINIVYMQQDKDPIQSAKGSAVGSPVSQHGRRISENQRKLGGGITIAEAMSSTSWEPQTPVVDKMDGRLEALMPDDMNSTTDLYSIRLKMEEKRKRIESDKRQQELLANRQREKVGKAAFLQAVAKGKGNADGRDGGHASPVDYYSAMESPSRSHHPAMPPPQQQQQQHQPHQLPTPDYEMPDYDFLQRHQQQQHHQQQQQQQQHHGMPYDPYRMGHPIQQQQSPMNGGGAGGMDPNQPGQFYLHEPSPTSRRTWGQPQPISPAPPPPSMVYRPDDMLGYGIPPQQQQQQQQQQQPRRAQWGTPQPVRAMMGHHGYMMNPNTGNYMDAHGPPQGGYMMQTPPRHPMDNPYDAQQHYYANGSQFNQPDPQDPYYYSPARTQQPHPMQQQQPQQQQPPPQPHYQQQQQGYGGPPAAGSPHGYPAPSPQHNYPSAADQRAPFRLHAPNDLAAEPVVLRSPANPKQQAEIPELHRGSVHNQQQPPKVQQPEQRPQSATITRPVPATRTITPIRSSVPSNGGGQSSSSTSAAGSPIGSGGVFHAAMPTPSIDDMEPQNVSFIETPSATGADGVDEADLQLPRRLRNLNITSGNRTYRIPHEATQSSPPRPALLKTFRASPSPSSSSPVSPSPSSVYLAPQPNSSGSESPDEAVLDEGVKTAKLKENVEADRGFIITFDDVATGPKRPKPQLGAKRQPSPKKLSTYSAPSETTPVSSSPAYNHNNKSGSSREGSPRRSLSSMARENRDDYSPFTPDSRDSGFGQNSQEELKLFNMATAIPGTLPGSDRTLRDYDSQDDENPTGLVIGDELVNPDPDAMDEMERKKEKILMQSLRRKQQQEEARQRKEQDALQRKEEERSKEEEKQRKKEDEKARRAIIFEQYKIKKAMEEAEKEGRPYEMPDQMGSKSGPKMRSKNNNSTPSRPRPKTIHVESGPPESYTPHSRAVSTMSAMSSKGKRGSGNNLTENRNDSRGDGVRGSNPTLSRRGSNSSLHGADSYEAYHTPLVHSGRKGSGFMTGGRQADATVMAATAAAASARPAVRSSNNLILRRSGSLMDFSDGDAGVGGRANPPSRRISPAVTPTSTPFRRFPSPSGPGSLPPGLVSKRRGFDDGASDVSSNQDYIGPRLYKQPAARSNRSIILNAVEYCVFPGVVNREAKQRVLEEITRSESKNFLVLFRDGGLTFRALYSFNPEKEEIIKMYGTGPKLVNDTMFEKFFKYNSGGKCFSQVHTKHLTVTIDAFTIHAGLWQGKKQSLPNKKDMTLVI
- the LOC124206329 gene encoding patronin-like isoform X21, yielding MVQLSWLASLRPREAMEAKQRASVQWLLSKSYSHQVPEDVKEPFYRDVEDQEYLKPSVVHALANAELYCLALAHIYADPNYSQLNHWGVIQALARKGVYVAEPSDVALTETTLIHTSPLRMSAHMAVMEGIMNLFVKEVVSAERVVAAIRRFADLDASQTPAPKEAEQALLLWITKACQSLKKRLTAEVDGHGEDVPNFPELRELGDLSDGMSLLGLLAFYAPDLVDWTRIATNEPFSMADCLYNLELVHKFCSESLPNNIFHLGLEDIVYMHSSVRQNVLAFLADLFYILEVRPAKCIRPPGLMRDRFPINEGKSNAIRRQGSLQERDRTKRQTVHEANSPQIGTPQMSGSPRRRMDQLEQSQQQLQQQQQQPDGGDESFVVHRGKTVPTLYNVVTGGEGATPRGSRVAAIKERFNMDTKAEERGEDRSSSSSGPAGVPSNWEDRKSGTSYAGRRSRRNSITDDSHLTIENFGGSQDNLSMFGRNPDKEPATVQQSGRRPSIDAFTPDSIPPTAGTPSTPAGVNYWRRNNDRTRSQENLSDYLMDNRDVEEQLDRRSRASSPTYSSISSTAKSGSHNGNKQFVIIASNPSEPADLYEDPRVNLARATNFAELSKLRESLGSNSAINIVYMQQDKDPIQSAKGSAVGSPVSQHGRRISENQRKLGGGITIAEAMSSTSWEPQTPVVDKMDGRLEALMPDDMNSTTDLYSIRLKMEEKRKRIESDKRQQELLANRQREKVGKAAFLQAVAKGKGNADGRDGGHASPVDYYSAMESPSRSHHPAMPPPQQQQQQHQPHQLPTPDYEMPDYDFLQRHQQQQHHQQQQQQQQHHGMPYDPYRMGHPIQQQQSPMNGGGAGGMDPNQPGQFYLHEPSPTSRRTWGQPQPISPAPPPPSMVYRPDDMLGYGIPPQQQQQQQQQQQPRRAQWGTPQPVRAMMGHHGYMMNPNTGNYMDAHGPPQGGYMMQTPPRHPMDNPYDAQQHYYANGSQFNQPDPQDPYYYSPARTQQPHPMQQQQPQQQQPPPQPHYQQQQQGYGGPPAAGSPHGYPAPSPQHNYPSAADQRAPFRLHAPNDLAAEPVVLRSPANPKQQAEIPELHRGSVHNQQQPPKVQQPEQRPQSATITRPVPATRTITPIRSSVPSNGGGQSSSSTSAAGSPIGSGGVFHAAMPTPSIDDMEPQNVSFIETPSATGADGVDEADLQLPRRLRNLNITSGNRTYRIPHEATQSSPPRPALLKTFRASPSPSSSSPVSPSPSSVYLAPQPNSSGSESPDEAVLDEGVKTAKLKENVEADRGFIITFDDVATGPKRPKPQLGAKRQPSPKKLSTYSAPSETTPVSSSPAYNHNNKSGSSREGSPRRSLSSMARENRDDYSPFTPDSRDSGFGQNSQEELKLFNMATAIPGTLPGSDRTLRDYDSQDDENPTGLVIGDELVNPDPDAMDEMERKKEKILMQSLRRKQQQEEARQRKEQDALQRKEEERSKEEEKQRKKEDEKARRAIIFEQYKIKKAMEEAEKEGRPYEMPDQMGSKSGPKMRSKNNNSTPSRPRPKTIHVESGPPESYTPHSRAVSTMSAMSSKGKRGSGNNLTENRNDSRGDGVRGSNPTLSRRGSNSSLHGDSQTPNRYRTMERGHSGRKDLSVPRYGQSGGSTRNSREDLYGSRNYRGSNSSLNDADSYEAYHTPLVHSGRKGSGFMTGGRQADATVMAATAAAASARPAVRSSNNLILRRSGSLMDFSDGDAGVGGRANPPSRRISPAVTPTSTPFRRFPSPSGPGSLPPGLVSKRRGFDDGASDVSSNQDYIGPRLYKQPAARSNRSIILNAVEYCVFPGVVNREAKQRVLEEITRSESKNFLVLFRDGGLTFRALYSFNPEKEEIIKMYGTGPKLVNDTMFEKFFKYNSGGKCFSQVHTKHLTVTIDAFTIHAGLWQGKKQSLPNKKDMTLVI